TGATCGAGCATGAGTGCACCACTCCAGATTTGACCGATTGGATTAGCAATCTTCTTGCCATAAATATCTGGGGCTGAACCATGCACAGGCTCAAACAGTGACGGGAACTTCCCTTCTGGATTAATACTGGCTGACGGTGCGACGGCAATCGTGCCGGTGCATGCGGGGCCCAAATCGGACAGAATGTCGCCAAACAAATTGGATGCCACCACCACGTCGAAGCGATCAGGGTTCATCACAAACTGAGCGGTCAAGATATCGATATGGTATTTGTCTGTCCTGACGTCGGCATAGTTCTTCGCCATTGCCTCGACCCGCTCATCCCAATACGGCATCGTGATCGCAATGCCATTGGATTTGGTTGCGGAGGTTAGATGCTTCTTCGGGCGACTCTGCGCCAGCTCATAGGCAAACTTCAGAATGCGATCGACGCCATGGCGTGAGAAGACTGATTCCTGAACCACAATCTCACGATCAGTATCCGCAAACATCTTGCCACCAACGGCTGAGTACTCCCCTTCCGTATTCTCACGCACCACAAAGAAATCGATATCACCGGGTTTACGGTTCGCTAGTGGGCACGGTACCCCTGGCAATAAACGGACTGGGCGCAGATTGACGTACTGATCAAAGCCACGACGGAACTGAATCAAGCTACCCCACAACGATAAATGATCAGGCAAGATGTTGGGCATTCCCACAGCCCCAAAGAAGATGGCGTCGTACTTCATGAGGGTATCAAACCAGTTATCCGGCATCATCTTGCCATGCTGTTGGTAGTAATCGCAGCTAGCGAAATCAAAATGATCAAACTGAAATTGAATACCAAACTTTTTGGCAGCCGCTTCTAAAGCACGCACGCCCTCCGGCATCACCTCTTTACCGATTCCGTCACCTGGAATCACAGCAATTTTAGGATTGGTTATTTTCTTTCTTGTGTTCATGAATCATGTCTCATTGATTAAAAAATCGATTTTACTAGCTGATGGCTCGGCGGATTTCGCGCTCTACCTGGCGCTCCTTTTCTTTGGCTTCCTCGTCAGTATCGGCCGCCGGAATTGATAATGCGAGCTCTTCCATACGAAGGTTATCTTTGGGGCAAATGGGTGCACCATAACTTGCCCAGCGCTTTAAGAGCGTCACCTCATAGCCGCATTGTGGGCACTTAGCCTTATTGCGACTGAGATTACTGGCTCGCGGTGGAGGAAACACAATCGCTTGATGAGGGTAAGGGCCTAACTTTTGACCAATGGTCATGAGGCGCACTTGCAAGGCCTCCGATGCATGCGCCATGCGTGCAGGCCCTTCAAGACCAACCGCTTGGCAAATTCCCTTGAAATCCTCACCATGACCGCTATGGCAATCATCCACTGCATGGCACAGCTCATGCACAAGCGTATCGAGGAGCGTAACGGGATCATCCAACTTCGGAGAGATAAAGATCTCATTAACACCACCACCCGAGCGCTCCCGCGGCCAGCATTGGCCTAAGGTCGTTCGCGGGCTACTCGATGCCGGAAAACCACACGAGACCCTGACCGGCGGAATAACATAACCCGCCTTTGCAAAAATAGGCTCCAAATGGCGAACACCATCTTGTAGCCAAGCTTCGCGAGTGGTGTGAGAGGAATTACTTTGACTCATGCAATAAGTGGGGGATGAAAAGGTAAATGGGGTATTCTAAAAGGATCAGGCAACAAAACCACGAGCATAAACGCATTTGAGTCTAAGCGATGACCTCCTTAAAAAACCTAGCTAATCTGAGCGCAACACAAGCCGCAAAAGCACTCGCCCAACGCGAAATCAAGGCTGAGGATTTACTCAATGATTGCTTAAATCAAATTGGGATACGTGAGCCTGAGGTGCATGCCTGGGTAAGCTTTGCCAAGATACATGCGCAAACCCAAGCCCGTGAACTCGATCGTGGACCGATTCAGGGGATATTGCATGGCTTACCCATTGGGGTAAAGGATCTTTTTGATACGCACGACCTGCCCACCAATTACGGCTCCCCCATCTATGGCAATAATCATCCGATCTGCGATGCGGTCTCGGTGTCGCTGATGCGCGAGGCAGGAGCGATTGTGCTGGGTAAAACAGTGACGACTGAGTTTGCAAGTTTTAAGCCTGGGCCAACACGTAACCCACGCAATCTGGATCACACGCCCGGTGGCTCCTCGAGCGGCTCTGCTGCGGCGGTTGCTGATTACATGGTTCCTCTTGCTACAGGAAGCCAAACGGCTGCTTCGATTATTCGACCGGCGAGTTATTGCGGTGTGGTTGGTTATAAACCCAGTTACGGAAAGATCAGTATTGGTGGAGTTAAAAGCCTCTCGGTGACGCTAGATACCCTGGGTGTTTTTGGTCGCACCGTATCGGATGTGGCTTTAGGCGTTGCCGCAATGTCGGCTGATCATGATCTGATGAACATTGCTCCTTTAGAGTCAAAGATCCGTATTGGGATTTGCAAGACCGATGATTTTGCTCATGCTCAGGCTGAAACTGCTGCTGCCCTCTCACTCGCCGGCTTTGCGGCAAAAGCATTTGCAAACGGTGGTGTTGGTGAAATTGCCCTGCCGATGGATTGCGCTAAGCTGAGTGAAACCCAAACCACCATCATGCTTTTTGAGATGGCCAAAAGTTTTACCTTTGAAAAGCTTAATCACTTTGATCAAATTAGCCCAACCCTCAAAGCGATTATTGAGCGTGGTGATGCGATTACGTATGACCACTATCATGCTGCGCTCCTCAAGGCCAAACTAGCCCGCGCTGCCATCAAGCAACTCTTTGCCGATCAGGTCGATATTTTGATAGCGCCAAGCGCAACCGGAGAGGCTCCAAAGACCTTAGAGCAAACCGGCGACCCCATTTTTAGTCGCGGCTGGACCTTGCTTGGTTTACCCTGCATCAATCTGACTGTTACTACCGGGCCCAATGGTCTGCCAGTTGGGGTCACGCTGGTTGCGGGACCCGGACAAGATCGCTTGTTACTGAGTGCCGCAAGCGCTCTCGCCCAACAACTCTCGGATCCGGTTTCAATCAATCTTAATGTTTGCTGCTTTAATCGCTTTTTGAGTTAACGCAATTTCTCTTTTTAGCAAGGCATCGGTTGCCTGCGGATTTAGATAACGTAGCTCAATTCCTGCGGCATCTGCCCGTTGTTTAGCTTCTGGTTGTTCTAAGGCTTTTTTTACATCCTGCGTTAATTTGTTCACAATCGACGCTGGAGTTCCTCCGGGAGCATATAGCGCAACCCATGACTCCAGCTCAAATCCTGGCAAACCCGCCTCAGCAACCGTTGGCACATTGGGCATCATTGGATGTCGAGCTTTACCAGTCACTGCTAGCGCCTTCAATCTACCGCCTTGAATGTGGCCCATGACCGAGGGCGGGGTTGTAATAAAGACCTGCACTTGTCCAGCCAATACATCCTGAATTGCTTGCCCAGACCCCTTATAGGGAACGTGAGTTAATTTGATGTCGGTCGCTTGCTCAAAAATCTCGGTTCCAATGTGTGAGACCGAGCCATTTCCTTGAGAGGCGTAGTTCAACTTCCCAGGGTTTGCTTTGGCATACGCAATAAATTCTTTTAGGTTGCTCACAGGAACCGAGGGATGAATCGCAATGACGTTCATGGCGACCGTTAATAAAGCAATTGGCGTAAAGTCTTTGAAGGGATCCCAATTTAACTTATCCATGAGAAGAGGATTGGCTGCGTGGTACCCGGAGTAAGAGGCTAGCAAGGTGTAGCCGTCCGGTTTGCTGCGGGCAACGTATTGATAGGCAATATTGCCACTCGCTCCCTGGCGATTATCAATCACAATCGATTGGCCAATCACACGTGCTAATGGCTCGCTCAATAAACGTGCTGATGCATCAACTAAACCACCCGGAGGGACTGGGACAACGATCGTGATTGGTCGATCCGGAAAATTTTGAGCAATCACTTTAGGACCAATAAAACCCAGAACAATACCGAATGTGGTAACGACGAGCGTCTTAAGAACTCTTTTTGTGGTCATCGTAGTCTCCTCTTGTAGTTATGATGATTTCATTCTAACGCTGACCCATCTTCGCTTCCACGAAAACGCTTTGTGCTTCCCTCGGTAAGCAGCGCCAGTATTGCGGACTGGCACTCACTTGCCCTCCTAAGGCTGCTGCTGCCTCCCACGCCCAACGGGGCTTGTATAAGAATGCACGAGCCAGTGCAATCAAATCAGCCTCTTGGTTTTCGAGGATGGTCTCTGCTTGCTTTGGATCAGTGATGAGACCAACGGTCATGGTTGGCATCCCAGTTGCTGCTTTAATCGCTTTCGCAAATGGTACTTGGTAATTTGGTCCTAACTTGATTTGCTGCTTTGGAGAGATTCCCCCCGAAGAGACATGGATGTAATCGCATCCCAATGCTTGGAGTTGTTTGGTCAGTTCAATCGATTGATCAAGCGACCAGCCGTCGTCAATCCAATCACTGGCTGAGAGACGCACTCCCAGCACGCCCTGCCACTCAGCACGGACTGCTGCAAATAACTCCAAGACAAAACGCATCCGGTTCTCAAGCGATCCACCGTATTGGTCTTGGCGCTGATTGGCAATCGGCGATAGAAATTGATGAAGTAGATATCCGTGAGCAGCATGAAGTTCGATCCCATCGATACCAATTTCTTTTGAACGCTTGGCTGCAATGACAAAGTCATCGATGATCTTGTTCATCTCCTCCACCTTCAAGGCATGCGGTGGTCGCTCACCCTCCAATTGCGGAATATCGGAAGGCCCTTGTGTTTCCCAGCCACCTTGAGTCATTGGTAATAACTGACCGCCTTGCCATGGGGCTGCACTCGATGCTTTACGACCAGCATGCGCCAGTTGGATGAACACCGGGGTCTTAGGTGCCAATTGTTTGGCTCGCTCTAAGGTGGTATGCAATGCATTTTGGGTCGCTTGATCCCAGAGCCCCAAGCAATAGGGAGTGATTCTGCCCTCGGGGCTCACTGCGGTGGCCTCGATGATAAAAAGTCCAGCGCCACTATTGAGTAAATTACCCCAATGCATCAAATGCCAGTCGGACGCCTGACCATGATTTGCAGAGTATTGGCACATCGGCGCCACCACCACCCGATTAGCTAATGTGAGAGATCCTTGGGGGGCTGAAAGTGGGTAGGAAGAAAAGAGGAGGCTCATGGGCAGTGTGTTGGATTAGGGTGAGGGAGTGACCCGCTTACGGGTTTATCTGAAACGATTAAAATGATACCAATAGCTTTGATAACCAATGCGTTGGTAAGCCACTTAATTGCCAACCGCCTATTTTCACGAGACACCCAGACCATGAACGCTCCTCAAGCCTTTGAAATTAAAGAAGATATTGCTCATTACATCGGCGGCCAAATTGTCCTGCCCCAAGGTAGCCGCTTTGCCGATGTCTACAACCCTGCCAAAGGGAGCATCTCGCGCCGCGTAGCGCTAGCTAGCAAGGCTGATGTCAATCAAGCGGTGGCAACTGCACACGCTGCGTTCCCAGCGTGGGCCAATACCTCCCCACTGCGTCGTGCGCGCATTCTATTCAAATACTTAGAGCTCTTAAATCGTCACCGCGATGAACTGGCCGCTATCATTACCGCTGAGCACGGCAAAGTATTTACCGACGCACAAGGCGAGGTCACTCGTGGAATTGAAATTCTGGAATTTGCCACTGCCATTCCTGAACTCCTCAAAGGCGATTACACCGAACAGGTCTCCACCGACATTGATAACTGGGTGATGCGCCAACCTCTCGGTGTGGTTGCTGGCATTACGCCCTTTAATTTTCCGGTCATGGTACCGATGTGGATGTTCCCCGTCGCAATTGCTTGCGGTAACACCTTCATCCTCAAGCCCAGCCCAACCGATCCATCAGCTTCTTTACTATTAGCACGCCTCCTAAAAGAAGCGGGTCTTCCCGATGGCGTATTTAATGTGGTGCAAGGGGATAAAGAGGCGGTTGATGCGCTCCTAGAAAATCCCGAGGTCCGCGCAGTGAGTTTTGTGGGCTCGACACCAATCGCCAATTACATTTACGAACGTGGTGCCCATTATGGCAAACGCGTTCAAGCCTTAGGTGGTGCCAAAAATCATATGGTGGTGATGCCCGATGCCGATATTGATAAGGCGGTTGATGCCTTGGTTGGCGCCGCATACGGATCCGCAGGCGAGCGTTGTATGGCCATCTCGGTTGCCGTGCTCGTTGGCGATGCTGCTGAGAAAGTGATGCCTAAACTCATTGAACGCACCAAGACTCTTAAAGTCAAAAATGGGCTTGAGCTTGATGCTGAAATGGGTCCGATTGTGACCAAGGCGGCGCTTGAGCGCATTACTGGCTATATCAATCAAGGTGTAAGTGGTGGTGCCAAGTTATTGGTCGATGGCCGTGGGCTCAAGGTTCCAGGTTTGGAGAATGGATTCTGGCTCGGGGGCACCCTCTTTGATCAGGTGACCCCGGAGATGACCATCTATAAAGAAGAAATCTTTGGCCCTGTTCTGTCCTGCGTGCGCGTTGCGAACTTCAGTGAAGCACTCGATCTAGTTAATGCGCATGAGTATGGCAATGGCGTAGCCTGCTTTACCAGCGATGGCAATATCGCCCGAGAATTTGCACGGCGTGTTCAGGTTGGCATGGTGGGTATTAATGTGCCCATTCCAGTGCCAATGGCTTGGCATGGTTTTGGCGGTTGGAAGCGTTCTCTATTCGGCGATACCCATGCGTATGGCAAAGAAGGTGTGCGTTTTTATACCAAGCAAAAGAGTGTCATGCAACGCTGGCCGGAGAGTATCTCCAAAGGGGCTGAGTTTGTCATGCCCACTTCCAAATAAAGCGAGTCCTTTACTTTTTACGTGAGATGAACATCACTGGAACCTTGAGGTTCCAGTAAATCGCGGCTGACCGAAAGGCAAAGATCAGCACGATGCATGCAATCGATCCGACGATCGCATGCTCTGGAAAGTAGTTGAGAAGCAAGACATAGAGCATGCAACCGAGTGATACCGGAATTGCATAGAGCTCATAGGACATCAATAAGGTTTTGCGTCCTGCCAACACATCCCGAATCAATCCCCCACCAATCGCGGTGACCACACCCAAGATGATGGCTGCGGCCGAGCCACCAAAGTCATAATGCCAGGCTTTATCGGCGCCCTGGATCCCAAATAGAGCTGCACCTAAGCCATCGATGTAAAGAATGGCCTTGTATAGCTGAGGCTGGGATAAGGTGGACTCCGCATAGAACGTAATGATGCTAGCGATTGCTGCCACCAGAATATAAATGGGCGCATCGGCCCAAAACACAGGCACCCCCAAAATCACATCCCGAATCGTACCGCCACCGATCGCCGTGATGATACCGAGAACTAGAACACCAAAGAGATCAACGCCTCGATCGGAGATTGCAAGAACCCCAGTAATCGCAAACGCTGCAGAAGCAATAATGCCAACCCAAAAACTCAGCTCTTCCATGGAGCCCTTTACAAAACAATCGTCAAGAAGCTGACATTATTGCAAAGTATTTTTAAGAACCGGCATTTCTGGAAGTGCAAGGACATCAATGCCCTCTTCGCGTAATGCCATCACCTCATCAGCACTGGTCTGCCCCCGAATACTGCGCTCGGGCGACTCTTTGTAATGAATCTTCCTTGCCTCCTCGGCAAATGAAGCACCAACATCCTCTGATTTACCTACCAAGTCCCGCATGGCTTTCATGAACGTTGCTTGGATTTGGCGCTCGAGCTGACCATGATCCGCATTGGATAAGGCAATACTTTGACTTGGTTCAGCGGACACTGGCTCATCACTGCTTACTTTGCCACCAATATGAGGGGCGGATGGTAGGCGGCTGACATGGGCGCTATCGCAGACCGGGCAGCATAAAGTACCACCAGCTTGTTGCGACAAAAAGTCATTCTCAGAGGCAAACCACCCCTCAAAATGATGTTCGAGATCGCACGCTAGGTTATAGACTTTCATGGAAAGCAGATGGGGATGAAGGTTGAATATTCAATAGCAACATGACATATTTGTCGATATTGCCATTTTAAGCCCTTAACGCAGTCGCCGTTGCCGATCGAGCCAGTACAGCGAAATAATGGTCTTGACATCCGTAATCGTGCCGTTTTCAACCCACTCGATGAGTTCCTCAAGGGGTGCAGCAAAGACATCCAAAAACTCCTCCGCATCGAGTCGTGCCGGGCCAGCAGTTAAGCCTTCTGCCAGATAAATATCGATAAACTCGGTGGAGTAGGAAATCACCGGATGAATCCGCCGAATCTTGCTCCATCGTTTTGCGATGTAGCCAGTTTCTTCTTGCAACTCCCGTTGTGCACAGAGTAAGGGGTCCTCCCCCACGTTAAGCTTCCCAGCCGGAATCTCAATCACAGCTTGCTCGATGGGATAGCGGTATTGACGCTCCACTAAAACGCGCCCGTCCTCCAGGATTGGCAAAATGGCAACAGCGCCCGGATGCTCAAGATACTCACGCAGTGCGTGTTGCCCATCGGGCAACAATACGGTGTCACGCTTCATCTTTAAAAAGATGCCGGAGTAGACATCCTCACCCGATACACGCTTCTCGACTAGATGATCATCGGTATGCGCGAGGTCCTGAAACGATTTCTCGCTCATACCCAAACCTTTATGAACCGATGAGGGTATTGCGCATGATATTGAGGCACAGGGCCATGAGGCCCGCTGGGAATATACCCAAAAGTAGAACCATTAAACCGTTCAAACCCAACACCCCTTTTGTAATTCCTGAGCCAGTTACTGAATGCTCGTGGCTTGGCTCATCAAAGTACATCACCTTCACTACGCGCAAGTAGTAGAAAGCGCCAATCAGCGATGCGATCACCGCAATGACCGCCAAGGCAATGTAATCGGCATCAACCAATGCTTCCAAAACAGAGAGTTTGGCGGCAAAGCCTAAGGTCGGAGGTACCCCAGCCAAGGAGAACATCATGATGAGACCAATGAAGGCATACCATGGGTGCTTACGATTTAAACCTTTTAAACCTTCTAGGGTATCGCAATCGTAGCCCTTACGTGACAAGACCATCAACAAACCGAAGGTACCCAAGGTAGTGATCACATAGGCAATTACATAGAACATCGAGGCACTAAAGGCGTGATCATCAAAAATCGAGAGCATGCCAAGCAGCACAAAGCCCATCTGTGCAATGGCTGAGTACGCCAACATCCGCTTAATATTCGTTTGGGCGATCGCAGTGATATTGCCAATCACTAAGGACAGAACCGCAAGAATCATCAACATCGGTTGCCAATCGGAAATTAAAGGCAATAAAGTATTAATCAGTAGGCGGAATAACAGAGCAAAGGCAGCGAGCTTTGGAGCTGCTGCAATCAACAAAGTGACCGCGGTCGGAGCGCCTTGATACACATCAGGCACCCACATATGAAATGGCACTACGCCAAACTTAAAGGCAACGCCAGCCACAATAAAGACGAGACCAAAGGCCATAATGAGGTGATTAATCCGAGGATCGAGGAGTGAACGCAAGATCTCCAAGAGATCCAATGATCCGGTCACGCCGTAGATCATTGACATGCCATAGAGCAAGAATCCAGATGCCAAGGCACCCAATACAAAGTACTTAATCGCGGCTTCCGAGGATAAACCACTAGAGTGACGCATCGCCACTAAACCATAAGTTGAAAGAGCCATCAACTCAAGACCCAGATACAAGGTAATGAGGTTCGATGCGGAGATCAAAACCAATTGGCCTAATAAAGCAAATAAAGTGAGGACCAAGAAATCAGGTCTGAAGAGACCTCGATCAATTAAATACTGCTTGGAGTAAATCAGGCTAATTAGTAGCGCAAAGCAGCACCCTGACTTCAAAAGATTAGCAATCGGATCGGACTGAAACAGGCCAGCCATCGCAAAATAAGGTAAATCAACGGTTCTGCTCAAAAATGCAATACCCAAACCAATTAAAAGCAGGCAGGAACAGAAATACACAAAGGATGCAGCCCGTGGCGCATGAAATACATCATTTGCTTCATGACTGCTCTTTTCTTTAATGAAGGCGCTGGTCAACAGCAAATCACTGGCAACAAAAGCCAGGATCAGTTCAGGTGCAATGGCAATCAGGTCAAAAGTATCCATGCAATAACCTTACTCAGAGTTTGCTAATCGCGACATGTTCGAGCAACTGCATCACAGCAGGATGAATAATGTCGGTAAAGGGTTTGGGATACACGCCCATGCCAATCACGCAGAGCGACAGAACAATAAACATAAAAAACTCACGGCCGTTGAGATCTTCAAGCTTAGCAACCTCTGGATTGGTGATTGCGCCAAAGATGACGCGCTTGACCATCCATAAGGAATACGCAGCGCCGAGGATTAAGGCGGTTGCCGATAACAGACCAATCATGAAGTCGTAATCAACAGCCGCCAAGATCACCATAAACTCACCGACAAAGCCTGAGGTCGCTGGTAAACCGCAATTGGCCATTGCCATTAACACCATGAATGCCGAGAACTTTGGCATACGATGCACCACACCGCCGTAATCGGCGATCTTACGGGTATGCATGCGATCGTATAAAACGCCGATGGCCAAGAACATCGCACCCGATACAAATCCGTGCGAGATCATTTGAATAATGCCGCCCTCAATGCCTAGAGGACTAAAAATAAAGAAGCCAAGGGTAACAAAACCCATATGCGCAATCGACGAGTACGCCACCAACTTCTTCATGTCTTGCTGAACCAGTGCCACCAAGCCAACGTAGATCACCGCTACTAGCGATAAGAAAATGATGATTGGTCCTAAAAGGATGCTGGCATCCGGAGCTATCGGCAAGGAGAAGCGCAAGAATCCATAAGCACCAAGCTTTAGCATAATGGCCGCTAGCACCACCGAGCCACCGGTTGGCGCCTCAACGTGAACATCGGGCAACCAAGTATGCAGAGGCCACATCGGCACCTTCACGGCAAAGGCCATGAAGAAGGCAATAAAGATCAGCACCTGTTCCACAATATCCAACTTCGCCCGATGCCAGGTGAGTAAGTCAAAGGTATTGGTCAGGTTATAGAGATACAAAATGGCAACTAGCGCCAGGAGCGATCCCAACAAGGTGTAGAGGAAGAACTTAAATGCGGCATAGATGCGATTTTGTCCACCCCATACCCCGATGATGATGTACATTGGGATTAGGGTCGCCTCAAAGAAGATGTAAAAGAGCAAACCATCAAGCGCTGAGAACACGCCAATCATAAGACCCGACAAAATCATGAAGGCTGCGTAGTATTGCGAGGCTTTTTCAGTAATGACCTCCCAAGCAGCAATGACCACAAAGATATTGATAAACGCGGTCAACACCACAAACCATACCGAGATACCATCAACACCAAGGTAATAGTTAATGTCGTAGCGTGGAATCCAACTGTGCTTCTCCACAAACTGCATCCCGGCGTTGGCTACATCAAAATTAGCGATCAAGGGCAAGGTGGCAATAAAGCCCAAAATGGCGCCAACTAATGCCAAATACTTCACGCCAGTGGACGGACGCTCAGAGCCATAGATCAAAATCAGCAGGCCAAAAACAATCGGAATCCAAATCGCGTAAGAAAGAATCATGACCAGGTGTACTTAGTAAGCAATATAAATGTGGGTATACAAAATCCAGGCCATTAAGCCAATTAGGCCGACGATCATGGCAAAGGCATAGTGATAGAGGTAGCCTGACTGCAAATGACGAATCACCCCAGAGAACTTACCAACCAAGTGGGCACTACCATTGACCATCAAGCCATCAATGACCCGTTGATCGCCTTGCTTCCATAAACCACCGCCAAGGAGCAACGCGCCTTTAGCAAAAATCCATTGGTTTAGATCATCAAGGTAGTACTTGTTATCTAAGAGCGTCTTAATTGGCGCAAAGATCTTGGCAATTCTCTCGGGCAAGGATGTAGCCCATAGATAACAAATAGCAGCAACGAGTACGCCAAGGGCTAGCA
This genomic window from Polynucleobacter sp. MWH-UH24A contains:
- a CDS encoding NADH-quinone oxidoreductase subunit M; this encodes MILSYAIWIPIVFGLLILIYGSERPSTGVKYLALVGAILGFIATLPLIANFDVANAGMQFVEKHSWIPRYDINYYLGVDGISVWFVVLTAFINIFVVIAAWEVITEKASQYYAAFMILSGLMIGVFSALDGLLFYIFFEATLIPMYIIIGVWGGQNRIYAAFKFFLYTLLGSLLALVAILYLYNLTNTFDLLTWHRAKLDIVEQVLIFIAFFMAFAVKVPMWPLHTWLPDVHVEAPTGGSVVLAAIMLKLGAYGFLRFSLPIAPDASILLGPIIIFLSLVAVIYVGLVALVQQDMKKLVAYSSIAHMGFVTLGFFIFSPLGIEGGIIQMISHGFVSGAMFLAIGVLYDRMHTRKIADYGGVVHRMPKFSAFMVLMAMANCGLPATSGFVGEFMVILAAVDYDFMIGLLSATALILGAAYSLWMVKRVIFGAITNPEVAKLEDLNGREFFMFIVLSLCVIGMGVYPKPFTDIIHPAVMQLLEHVAISKL